GACGCGATCGTCCTTTCGAGGGATCATCGGTCTTTCTTCATTATAAAGAGATAGCTGAAACCGCGCAGGAAGTAGTTTCCCTTCAGGGCCTCCGTGTGCCAGTGACGGCGTTTGAGCTTGCGATTGCGGCGGGTGACGCAGACTATGTCGAGCGGGCGGAAGCGCTCGCAGAGCATGAGGAATAGCCTGAATCCGATCGGCACGAACCCCCTTTTCTTCTGAAACGTATCGGAGACGAAGAGCGCCATGCATCTGCCGGGCCTGAGTATCCGGTCGCTCTCCGCGATCACCTTGTCCATCTCCTTGAAATATTTTTCCTCGAACGCGGAGAGTTTGCCGATGCAGCGCGCGTCATCCGAGTACTCGATATGGTCCGAGTACGGCGGGTCTATGAACACGAAGTCGGCCTTCGCATCCTCTAGCGGCAGCTTTCGCGCGTCCGCGCAAAACACGTCCTTCCTCTCCGGCTTCAGGTCATAGCCCAGGGCGCGCCTGCCCAGCTCGCGCGCGACGTCGAGCGTGGTGCCCGAGCCCGCCATGGGGTCGACGACCAGGTCCTTCTCGCGCGTGTAACGCGAGAGCAGGTTCCATATGATATATGATGGCGTGGCGCCGGCGTAATCCTTGTCGCCCTGCATCGCGTCGCCGTAGTGCTGCGACGGAAAGTCCCACAGGGTCGTGCTCATAGGCTCCGGCATCTTCTTGGCCATAGCTGCCTCCAGGGGGTACGGATGCCAGAGCGGCGGAGAGAGCGCAAGCCGGCATTTGATCCTTCGACTACACTCAGGATTGACACAAGCGCCGGCTGCTGCTAGGCATGCCTCACAA
This bacterium DNA region includes the following protein-coding sequences:
- a CDS encoding DNA methyltransferase, whose amino-acid sequence is MAKKMPEPMSTTLWDFPSQHYGDAMQGDKDYAGATPSYIIWNLLSRYTREKDLVVDPMAGSGTTLDVARELGRRALGYDLKPERKDVFCADARKLPLEDAKADFVFIDPPYSDHIEYSDDARCIGKLSAFEEKYFKEMDKVIAESDRILRPGRCMALFVSDTFQKKRGFVPIGFRLFLMLCERFRPLDIVCVTRRNRKLKRRHWHTEALKGNYFLRGFSYLFIMKKDR